The following are encoded in a window of Lichenicola cladoniae genomic DNA:
- a CDS encoding AAA family ATPase, translated as MSDNVPQPEHGKQQASGEGNSDGTTKPARHDRPVLIAYAADSATEAALREGLSETLGDTLEIRRGGIRTATAALRRIATPRTLIIDVGGEAQPLSALSELADVLEPDVQVLVVGDRGDLDFYRQITRGLGSVDYLPKPLTRDMVLRHFAPLVSGQNTASRSTQAARFLAVTGVRGGAGATTIAAYLAWHFAVDRRQHTALLDTDLHRGNAAMLLGVRVTGGLRTAMETPERVDELFIERTAQILDTNVAANRLSVLASEERLTEPLFYEPGAAAKLIGMMQRRYTVIVGDVPLQQEPHMLDFMKLAHRRIFVMEPTLVSIRDTLRMLALPSGPMQSERPIIVLNRIGQLGGLTRRQVEEGLGIVPEVTIPDMPKQLGPAATLGLPEAALRGKFRDAILELAKYAAFERLLDSPGTQTDMFKRRRADQPPEARPGGGRPGRGRLRLGARG; from the coding sequence ATGAGCGACAACGTCCCGCAGCCGGAACATGGGAAGCAACAAGCGTCGGGCGAGGGCAACTCCGATGGTACGACCAAGCCGGCCCGTCACGACCGGCCGGTCCTCATTGCCTATGCCGCCGATTCCGCTACCGAAGCCGCGTTGCGCGAAGGGCTGTCGGAGACATTAGGGGACACGCTGGAGATCCGGCGCGGCGGTATTCGCACCGCAACCGCGGCGTTGCGCCGGATCGCCACACCACGCACCCTCATTATCGATGTGGGCGGCGAGGCGCAGCCGCTATCGGCACTTTCCGAGCTGGCGGACGTGCTGGAGCCGGATGTCCAGGTGCTGGTGGTCGGGGACCGGGGCGACCTCGATTTCTACCGCCAGATCACCCGCGGCCTCGGCAGCGTCGACTACCTGCCGAAACCACTCACCCGGGACATGGTGCTGCGCCATTTCGCACCACTGGTATCCGGCCAGAATACGGCGTCCAGATCAACACAGGCCGCTCGCTTTCTAGCCGTCACCGGCGTCCGCGGAGGCGCCGGCGCCACCACGATCGCCGCCTATCTGGCCTGGCATTTCGCCGTCGACAGGCGCCAGCACACGGCGCTGCTGGACACCGACCTGCACCGCGGCAATGCGGCAATGCTGCTCGGCGTCCGCGTCACCGGCGGCCTGCGCACGGCCATGGAAACACCCGAGCGTGTCGACGAGTTGTTCATCGAGCGCACGGCGCAAATCCTCGACACCAACGTTGCCGCGAACCGGCTTTCTGTACTGGCAAGCGAAGAACGTCTTACCGAGCCGCTCTTCTACGAGCCTGGAGCGGCAGCGAAACTCATTGGCATGATGCAGCGCCGTTACACGGTGATCGTCGGCGACGTTCCGCTACAGCAGGAGCCGCACATGCTCGACTTCATGAAACTGGCGCACCGACGTATTTTCGTGATGGAGCCTACGCTGGTTTCGATCCGTGACACGCTGCGCATGCTGGCGCTGCCGAGTGGACCGATGCAGTCGGAACGGCCGATCATTGTGCTGAACCGTATCGGCCAACTTGGTGGGCTTACCCGGCGACAGGTGGAGGAGGGCCTGGGAATTGTTCCGGAGGTGACGATCCCCGACATGCCGAAGCAGCTTGGTCCGGCTGCGACGCTTGGCCTGCCGGAAGCAGCTCTGCGTGGGAAGTTTCGCGACGCCATACTGGAGCTTGCTAAGTACGCGGCATTCGAGCGGTTGCTCGACAGCCCGGGGACCCAAACCGACATGTTCAAACGGCGGCGAGCCGACCAGCCGCCGGAAGCCCGGCCGGGCGGCGGGCGGCCGGGCCGCGGTCGTCTTCGACTTGGAGCACGCGGATGA
- a CDS encoding type II and III secretion system protein family protein, whose product MRCEWTIAVLALACLAAAPPAAARNLQGLSLEAGTGRIVKLLRTAANIFVADPKVVEVRPASAQSLFLFGLKQGHTTVAALDSDGQTVALYDVVVGTNTNDAKVIARSIAASSSDLAGPAGQVTVRPEAGGVTLSGTVPDPIHAERAEVAASLNLPSGEKAVDALNVNSSVTVGLKVRITEMTRQVTRDLGVDWSALGTIGKFALNFATTNGVGSTLKSVYTGKGLSVDTVIEALATDNLVRVLAEPNLTARSGESASFLVGGEYPIPVFQNSGGGNGGISIEYKQFGVSLSFVPTVLSSGRISLHVRPEVSQLATAASAGAITLAEGNGSLSIPALTVRRAETTIELGSGQSFAIAGLLQDSSTQANNFTPGLGEIPILGALFRSDSYQHNQTELVIIVTPYIVGSASDPNMLHDAGGNYAPPNDLERVLLLRQRGRGRPAPIPGDAGFIIR is encoded by the coding sequence ATGCGTTGCGAATGGACCATCGCGGTTCTTGCGCTGGCTTGCCTGGCGGCCGCGCCTCCAGCGGCAGCACGTAACCTTCAAGGCCTGTCACTGGAAGCGGGCACCGGTCGTATCGTGAAACTGCTACGGACGGCTGCGAACATCTTCGTAGCCGATCCCAAGGTGGTGGAAGTCCGGCCGGCCAGCGCGCAGTCGCTGTTCCTGTTTGGCCTGAAACAGGGTCACACGACGGTGGCCGCACTCGATTCCGACGGACAGACCGTCGCGCTCTACGACGTGGTCGTGGGCACCAATACCAACGACGCAAAGGTCATCGCCCGCTCGATCGCCGCCTCGTCCTCGGATCTGGCGGGTCCTGCGGGGCAGGTCACCGTGCGCCCGGAGGCGGGCGGCGTCACGCTCAGCGGGACCGTGCCGGACCCGATCCATGCCGAGCGAGCGGAAGTTGCAGCGTCGCTGAACCTGCCGAGCGGCGAAAAGGCTGTCGACGCGCTGAACGTCAACAGTTCGGTCACGGTCGGGCTGAAAGTCCGGATTACCGAGATGACCCGGCAGGTCACCCGGGATCTCGGCGTCGACTGGTCGGCGCTGGGCACGATCGGCAAGTTCGCGCTCAACTTCGCGACCACCAACGGCGTCGGCAGCACGCTGAAAAGCGTCTATACCGGCAAGGGGCTCAGCGTCGACACAGTGATCGAGGCGCTGGCGACGGATAATCTCGTCCGCGTCCTGGCGGAACCAAACCTGACAGCCCGGAGCGGCGAAAGTGCCAGCTTCCTGGTTGGTGGTGAGTATCCAATACCTGTCTTCCAGAATTCGGGCGGCGGCAATGGCGGCATCTCGATCGAATACAAGCAATTCGGCGTGTCGTTGTCGTTCGTTCCGACCGTATTAAGTTCGGGACGCATCAGCCTTCATGTACGGCCAGAGGTCAGCCAGTTGGCGACAGCCGCCTCGGCAGGTGCCATCACGCTCGCGGAAGGCAACGGCAGCCTGTCGATCCCGGCGCTTACGGTCAGGCGCGCGGAGACCACGATCGAGCTCGGTTCGGGGCAGAGCTTCGCCATCGCCGGACTGCTGCAGGACAGCTCGACGCAGGCGAACAACTTCACCCCGGGCCTTGGCGAGATTCCGATCCTGGGCGCGTTGTTCCGCTCAGACAGCTACCAGCATAATCAGACCGAACTGGTAATTATCGTGACGCCGTACATCGTGGGCTCGGCCAGTGATCCGAATATGCTGCACGATGCGGGCGGAAACTATGCCCCGCCCAACGACCTGGAGCGCGTGTTGCTGCTGCGTCAGCGCGGTCGCGGCCGGCCGGCACCGATACCGGGCGATGCCGGATTTATCATTCGATGA
- the cpaB gene encoding Flp pilus assembly protein CpaB codes for MILRLFLFGLMGIGLAGFGTFGWRAIHPPASLPQAALATPKVTPVMLKLLIAAHDLVAGSFLRPEDLSSASVAEDAAPPNARRDTPAARAQLLGALIRRPIPHEAVLDPDDLLLSGEHGFLAAILTPGMRAFTISHDQIVSDAGLIWPGDRLDLILTQQMPGTVPLDRQVSAETVLVDLRVLAIDRQLVQPQTTDDKRSGSNDAPPSASVTVEVSPADAERLAVALRLGKVAFAIRSAIPGMADKAPNQPPLTIPTPGSTTWAGAVMHSLDGLQPPPAVSVHVFEGNADKEYKF; via the coding sequence GTGATCCTGCGTCTGTTCCTGTTCGGCCTGATGGGAATCGGGCTTGCCGGGTTCGGCACCTTCGGATGGCGCGCCATCCATCCGCCGGCTTCCTTGCCGCAGGCCGCTCTGGCCACACCCAAGGTGACGCCGGTCATGCTCAAGCTGCTGATCGCAGCCCATGACCTGGTAGCCGGATCATTCCTGCGTCCGGAGGATCTTTCCAGCGCGTCGGTTGCCGAGGACGCGGCACCGCCGAACGCACGGCGCGATACGCCCGCCGCCCGTGCTCAACTGCTCGGAGCCCTGATACGCCGGCCGATTCCGCACGAGGCCGTGCTCGATCCCGACGACCTGCTCCTGTCCGGCGAACACGGATTCCTGGCCGCGATCCTGACGCCGGGGATGCGGGCCTTCACCATCTCGCACGACCAGATCGTATCCGATGCCGGACTGATCTGGCCGGGCGACCGGCTCGACCTGATCCTGACGCAGCAGATGCCGGGTACGGTGCCTCTCGACCGCCAGGTCTCGGCGGAAACGGTGCTGGTCGACCTGCGCGTTCTGGCAATCGACCGGCAACTCGTGCAGCCGCAGACGACCGATGACAAGCGGTCGGGAAGCAACGATGCTCCGCCGAGCGCTTCCGTGACGGTTGAAGTCTCCCCAGCGGACGCGGAACGGCTCGCGGTCGCACTGCGGCTCGGCAAGGTGGCATTCGCGATACGCTCCGCCATCCCCGGCATGGCGGACAAGGCACCGAACCAACCGCCCCTCACGATACCCACTCCTGGAAGCACGACGTGGGCGGGTGCCGTCATGCATTCGCTCGATGGCCTGCAGCCACCGCCCGCCGTCTCGGTTCACGTGTTCGAGGGCAATGCCGACAAGGAATATAAATTCTGA
- a CDS encoding A24 family peptidase: protein MSAGSCVLIAIPLLLAASASDLTARMVSNRVCLALGVDGVAMQTVAHTLPVSILAMLAVFIPALICWRHGIMGGGDVKLFAATALLVHPAAVPMLVLAIALAGGVLGVSYWTMMHLLSRPTTSPPANPFRRILRVERHRICRGFSLPYAVAISIGTFYVLGKGLLS from the coding sequence ATGAGTGCCGGTTCGTGCGTATTGATCGCCATTCCGCTCCTGTTGGCCGCCTCTGCCAGCGATCTCACGGCACGCATGGTATCAAACCGAGTGTGCCTCGCGCTCGGCGTGGACGGCGTGGCGATGCAGACCGTGGCACATACACTTCCCGTCTCTATCCTCGCGATGCTTGCCGTCTTCATTCCGGCCCTGATCTGCTGGCGCCACGGCATCATGGGCGGTGGCGATGTGAAACTGTTCGCGGCTACCGCTCTCCTGGTGCACCCGGCTGCGGTCCCGATGCTGGTGCTCGCCATTGCTCTCGCCGGTGGCGTGCTTGGCGTGTCGTACTGGACAATGATGCACCTGTTGTCCAGGCCGACGACGTCCCCGCCCGCCAATCCGTTCCGGCGCATCCTGCGTGTCGAGCGGCACCGGATCTGCCGCGGTTTTTCATTGCCCTACGCTGTCGCGATCTCGATCGGGACTTTCTACGTGCTTGGTAAGGGACTGCTCTCGTGA
- a CDS encoding Flp family type IVb pilin, whose product MIEYLKTYWSLKHDQRAVTALEYALIAGLISVVLVAAVGTFGSKLSGVFTSIGTTLGTAAVTG is encoded by the coding sequence ATGATCGAATACCTGAAAACTTACTGGAGCCTGAAGCATGACCAGCGCGCGGTGACGGCTCTCGAGTATGCACTCATCGCGGGCCTCATCTCCGTTGTCCTTGTCGCCGCCGTCGGTACATTCGGTAGCAAACTCTCTGGTGTCTTCACTAGCATCGGTACAACCCTCGGCACCGCAGCGGTCACCGGCTAA
- a CDS encoding glycosyltransferase family 87 protein, with the protein MYCIDNKTAYNLIMDLSAAGVRLEQQGEQSEPPLSPVQDLDGWSVSSRPVRYLYFTVVTLCALLTLLGVLSCRTQPYEANDFFAFNSFSHFIRQHPPMLIYDQDLLRRFQDLPHNKVFPFLYHPGMMLLLWPLAYLPFDVGYVLWIGLGLVACCVAIAGSRDGWPLALLVVVAPSTLWTAFVGQSTLLLAALLIGGLSLSPRRPLLAGLLIGLATYKPQLGLLVPVALVAAGQWRTMSAACATALCVILLSTLAFGMPVWLAWFHHLSSIIDMRSSQVTIWAPAQATVASNLMTAGVGWRLANIAQVATCLFSVLSVWYCFRRPTQDHSRNSSVRLEVAALSAATFLAAPYAFTYDLPLFTGAVLLFVDERRRADGTFMFREVLAIIASMMVPCFILSNWLHSCSSLVIMVMLCTILHRIWDLRREQKQRTGLAYLPLPALFRA; encoded by the coding sequence ATGTATTGTATCGATAACAAAACGGCCTACAATCTTATTATGGATTTGAGTGCTGCGGGCGTTCGATTGGAGCAGCAGGGGGAGCAGTCGGAGCCGCCGCTCAGCCCTGTCCAGGATCTGGACGGATGGTCCGTCTCCAGTCGTCCGGTCCGGTACCTATACTTTACCGTCGTGACTCTCTGCGCGCTCCTGACGCTCTTGGGCGTGCTCAGCTGTCGCACCCAGCCGTACGAAGCCAACGACTTTTTCGCCTTTAATTCCTTCTCGCACTTCATTCGGCAGCATCCGCCGATGCTGATCTATGACCAGGATCTACTACGTCGGTTTCAGGATCTGCCTCACAACAAGGTGTTCCCGTTCCTGTACCATCCGGGCATGATGCTGCTGTTGTGGCCGCTGGCGTATCTTCCGTTTGATGTTGGCTACGTGCTCTGGATCGGCCTCGGCCTCGTTGCCTGCTGCGTCGCCATTGCAGGCTCTCGAGACGGGTGGCCACTCGCGCTGCTTGTCGTCGTTGCGCCGTCGACGTTATGGACGGCGTTCGTAGGCCAGAGCACCCTTCTCCTGGCGGCACTGCTGATCGGCGGTCTGTCCTTGTCGCCGCGTCGTCCGCTGCTGGCCGGCCTTTTGATCGGGCTTGCTACGTACAAGCCGCAACTCGGGCTTCTTGTGCCGGTGGCTCTGGTCGCAGCCGGGCAATGGCGAACCATGTCGGCCGCATGCGCAACCGCGCTGTGTGTTATTCTGCTCAGCACACTGGCATTCGGAATGCCGGTGTGGCTGGCTTGGTTTCATCATCTTTCTTCGATCATCGATATGCGCTCCTCTCAGGTTACGATCTGGGCACCGGCCCAGGCAACGGTGGCATCTAACCTGATGACGGCAGGTGTTGGCTGGCGTCTCGCCAACATTGCGCAAGTCGCTACTTGCCTCTTTAGTGTGCTCAGCGTTTGGTATTGCTTCCGACGACCGACCCAGGACCATAGCAGAAATAGCAGTGTCCGGCTCGAGGTTGCGGCCCTCAGTGCCGCTACCTTTTTGGCTGCTCCGTATGCTTTTACCTACGATTTGCCCCTGTTTACCGGTGCCGTACTTCTGTTCGTTGACGAGCGCCGCCGCGCAGATGGCACTTTTATGTTTCGAGAGGTGCTTGCGATCATCGCGAGCATGATGGTGCCCTGCTTCATCCTGTCCAACTGGCTGCATAGCTGCAGCAGCCTCGTGATAATGGTCATGCTCTGTACGATTCTGCACCGGATCTGGGATTTGCGACGCGAGCAGAAGCAGCGCACCGGGCTGGCTTATCTGCCGCTGCCGGCTCTGTTCAGGGCGTAA
- a CDS encoding transglycosylase SLT domain-containing protein, whose product MLPFISTARASDCLDAARSAELRNGIPSGLLTAIGRVESGSWSWSVNGNDTEPGRRFDSAEEAEFYAQGLLASGKRMIDLGCFQIDLLYHEDVFQQWQDAFDSDLNAQAAAGILSRLHERTGDWSRAVALYHSADPNLGQSYLHLVMNAWEGGGSSLNGSARLPEPDSYSVHRVSSSFDIAVWGPGMGGSTAKPARGGAHVLPRIITP is encoded by the coding sequence ATGTTGCCCTTCATCTCAACTGCACGGGCGTCGGACTGCCTTGACGCCGCACGCTCGGCCGAACTGCGCAATGGAATTCCGTCCGGTTTACTGACGGCGATCGGCAGGGTGGAAAGCGGCAGCTGGAGTTGGAGCGTCAACGGCAACGATACCGAGCCCGGCCGCCGCTTCGATAGCGCCGAGGAAGCCGAGTTCTATGCGCAAGGCCTGCTCGCCTCCGGGAAGCGGATGATCGATCTTGGCTGTTTCCAGATAGACCTGCTTTATCATGAGGACGTGTTCCAGCAGTGGCAGGACGCGTTCGACAGTGACCTCAACGCCCAGGCAGCGGCAGGCATCCTGAGCCGGCTGCACGAACGCACCGGCGACTGGAGCCGGGCGGTCGCGCTCTACCACTCCGCCGATCCGAACCTCGGTCAGTCGTACCTGCATCTGGTGATGAATGCCTGGGAGGGGGGCGGCTCCAGCCTGAACGGCTCTGCCCGGCTGCCAGAACCTGACTCCTACAGCGTCCACAGGGTCTCATCTTCGTTCGATATCGCGGTCTGGGGTCCCGGCATGGGCGGTTCGACTGCGAAACCGGCGCGCGGCGGTGCGCACGTCTTACCGAGGATCATTACGCCCTGA
- a CDS encoding CBS domain-containing protein, whose translation MLIETILKTKGHDVATLRPEQAVSAAVALMAERRIGAVVIADRGTVVGIFSERDLVKVLARDGHVALDRAVQTSMTSPVVTCRAEDRLDQVMAMMTQRHIRHMPVMDGTSLKGMISIRDLVRHRLEEKELEAAILLDISRMHG comes from the coding sequence ATGCTGATCGAGACGATCCTGAAGACCAAGGGACATGACGTCGCCACCCTGAGGCCGGAGCAGGCGGTCTCGGCGGCGGTCGCCCTGATGGCCGAGCGCCGGATCGGTGCGGTGGTGATCGCCGACCGCGGCACGGTCGTCGGCATCTTTTCCGAGCGCGACCTGGTCAAGGTGCTGGCGCGCGACGGACATGTGGCGCTCGACCGGGCGGTGCAGACGTCGATGACCTCGCCGGTGGTGACCTGCCGCGCCGAAGACCGCCTCGATCAGGTGATGGCGATGATGACCCAGCGCCATATCCGGCACATGCCAGTGATGGACGGGACCAGCCTCAAGGGCATGATCAGCATCCGCGACCTGGTCCGTCACCGGCTCGAGGAGAAAGAACTCGAAGCCGCGATCCTGCTCGACATCTCGCGCATGCATGGCTGA
- the ccmB gene encoding heme exporter protein CcmB, producing the protein MLARFRLILGRDLLLSLRHASDTLAAVLFFLLAGALFPLALGPSPDLLRRMAPGIIWVCALLAALLPLDRLFGAELDDGSLDQLMLCGLPAPAVAFAKICAHWLSTGLPLLLAAGPLAVMLGLPADAIPVLLAGLLLGTAVLSLIGGMAAAIVCGARRSSVLLPLLVLPLATPALIFGAAAVDAAQVGLDWHPDLLLLGAFLAVAIPLCPLAAGAALRMAVE; encoded by the coding sequence ATGCTCGCCCGGTTCCGGCTGATCCTGGGGCGGGACCTGCTGCTGTCGCTGCGCCATGCCTCGGACACGCTCGCGGCGGTGCTGTTCTTCCTGCTTGCCGGTGCGCTGTTCCCGCTGGCGCTTGGGCCGTCCCCCGACCTGCTGCGCCGGATGGCCCCCGGGATCATCTGGGTATGCGCGCTGCTGGCGGCGCTGCTGCCGCTCGACCGGCTGTTCGGCGCCGAACTCGATGACGGGTCTCTCGATCAACTGATGCTGTGCGGCCTCCCCGCCCCGGCGGTCGCGTTCGCCAAGATCTGCGCCCACTGGCTGAGCACCGGGCTGCCGCTGCTGCTGGCCGCGGGCCCGCTGGCGGTCATGCTGGGCCTGCCCGCCGATGCGATCCCGGTTCTGCTCGCCGGCCTGCTGCTCGGCACGGCCGTGCTCTCTCTGATCGGCGGCATGGCGGCGGCGATCGTTTGCGGCGCCCGGCGCAGCAGCGTGCTGCTGCCGCTGCTGGTGCTGCCGCTGGCCACGCCGGCGCTGATTTTCGGGGCCGCCGCCGTCGATGCGGCGCAGGTCGGGCTGGACTGGCATCCGGACCTGCTGCTGCTCGGGGCGTTCCTTGCCGTCGCCATCCCGCTCTGTCCGCTGGCCGCCGGTGCCGCCCTCAGGATGGCGGTGGAATGA
- the ccmA gene encoding heme ABC exporter ATP-binding protein CcmA, whose product MPTRAAETSAATHRHPRGLHMTPASEATLRAVGLVVLRSDRLVLDGVELELGRGGALLLTGPNGAGKSTLLRALAGLCPLAAGRIEWDGIDTRDAPTEHAGRLAYLGHQDALKPGLSLRENLHLTARTGGGDTVAALAAFGLEELAALPVRLLSAGQRRRAALARVLLADVPLWLLDEPSLGLDSAALVRLGVVLARHRDAGGMVIATTHVGLPLPDAAVLDLAA is encoded by the coding sequence ATACCGACACGAGCCGCCGAAACAAGCGCAGCCACGCACCGGCACCCAAGAGGCCTGCACATGACACCTGCCTCCGAGGCCACCCTGCGTGCCGTCGGCCTGGTCGTGCTGCGGTCCGACCGGCTGGTGCTGGACGGCGTGGAACTGGAGCTCGGCCGCGGCGGAGCCCTGCTGCTGACCGGCCCGAACGGCGCCGGCAAATCGACCCTCCTGCGCGCGCTGGCCGGCCTCTGCCCGCTGGCTGCCGGGCGGATCGAGTGGGACGGCATCGATACACGCGACGCCCCCACCGAGCATGCGGGCCGGCTTGCCTATCTCGGCCACCAGGACGCGCTGAAGCCCGGCCTCAGCCTGCGAGAGAACCTGCATCTCACCGCCCGGACCGGCGGCGGCGATACGGTCGCGGCGCTGGCTGCCTTCGGGCTCGAGGAGCTGGCCGCCCTGCCGGTGCGCCTGCTGTCCGCCGGCCAGCGACGCCGCGCCGCCCTGGCGCGGGTGCTGCTCGCCGACGTGCCGCTCTGGCTGCTGGACGAGCCCTCGCTCGGGCTCGATAGCGCGGCGCTGGTGCGGCTGGGCGTCGTGCTGGCCCGGCACCGGGATGCTGGCGGCATGGTCATTGCCACCACCCATGTCGGCCTGCCGCTGCCGGACGCAGCCGTGCTGGATCTGGCGGCGTGA